From Thiomicrospira sp. XS5, one genomic window encodes:
- a CDS encoding TetR/AcrR family transcriptional regulator: MAHYHHGNLKQALLKAGLHFIKEGKPLTIRGLAKTVDVTPAAVYRHFTNKEALLAQLAEEGFKKMHQAFSDIKAPTAKERLFRIGEAYIHFALNHPEHFHIMFSRFDWHSETFDELTELGNATFESLASTCRELMPDETQAEWLIAATWSQVHGYAMLSLRKCTDSCEQPELFPNDAAVIRHLIETTWGPHFPDSDR; the protein is encoded by the coding sequence GTGGCGCATTACCACCATGGCAACCTCAAACAAGCCCTGTTAAAAGCAGGACTCCATTTTATTAAAGAGGGCAAGCCGCTGACCATTCGAGGCCTGGCCAAAACCGTAGACGTCACCCCCGCGGCCGTATATCGGCACTTCACCAATAAAGAAGCCCTTCTGGCCCAATTGGCAGAGGAAGGCTTCAAAAAAATGCACCAGGCTTTTTCCGACATCAAGGCACCAACCGCCAAAGAACGTCTTTTTCGTATCGGTGAAGCCTATATCCATTTTGCGTTAAACCACCCGGAACACTTTCACATCATGTTCAGTCGTTTCGACTGGCATTCGGAAACCTTTGATGAACTCACCGAGCTCGGCAACGCCACCTTTGAATCATTAGCCTCAACCTGCCGGGAACTGATGCCCGATGAAACCCAGGCCGAATGGTTGATTGCCGCTACCTGGTCGCAAGTACACGGCTACGCCATGCTCTCATTACGCAAATGCACCGACAGCTGCGAACAACCCGAACTTTTTCCAAACGATGCCGCCGTTATCCGACACTTGATTGAAACCACCTGGGGGCCTCATTTCCCAGACTCAGACCGCTAA
- a CDS encoding NAD(P)H-dependent oxidoreductase, producing MSKKILMLYGHPKEDSLCCALAEAYADAAEMQGYDVNWLNLFELDFDSTPNGLENPEGLEPDIRQAQALLQSSDHFVLVYPIWWGGMPAKVKGFLDRTFSSGVAFRYTEKGRLLPLLKGKTADILNTCDTPKIAQWYFLAGDRLQMKRAVMGFCGVKVRHHRRFGAVIGSDAAQRSRWIKQAGQLAKSL from the coding sequence ATGTCAAAGAAGATTCTCATGCTTTATGGTCACCCGAAAGAGGATAGCTTATGCTGTGCCTTGGCCGAAGCTTATGCGGATGCCGCGGAAATGCAAGGGTATGATGTGAATTGGCTGAACCTGTTTGAATTGGATTTCGACAGCACTCCTAATGGCCTGGAAAATCCAGAAGGCCTTGAGCCTGATATTCGTCAGGCGCAGGCGCTGTTACAAAGCAGCGATCATTTCGTATTGGTGTACCCGATCTGGTGGGGCGGGATGCCGGCCAAGGTAAAAGGTTTTCTGGACCGGACGTTTTCCAGCGGCGTGGCGTTTCGTTATACCGAGAAAGGACGTTTGTTGCCGTTGTTGAAAGGCAAAACCGCAGATATTCTTAATACGTGCGATACGCCGAAAATCGCTCAGTGGTATTTTTTGGCCGGAGACCGCTTACAGATGAAACGGGCCGTGATGGGGTTTTGCGGGGTCAAAGTGCGCCATCACCGCCGTTTTGGCGCGGTGATTGGCAGTGATGCGGCACAACGCTCACGCTGGATTAAACAGGCCGGGCAACTGGCAAAATCCTTATAG